Below is a window of Candidatus Gorgyraea atricola DNA.
CTTATTAGAGATAGTGCCATCTTAAAATTGCATGTTTTTCTAAACATTTTCATAATCCAGGCAAAAAATAACCCTTTTATGGGGCTAATCTGGTTCTTTTAACTGCTATACTTTACATATATAAGTATGCCATAGAAATAGGGGATTTTCAAGGAAATTTATGCTTTGTGGAAGTTGTTGTAACTTTAAGAAAAAGAAGGGGTTAAGTTGAACTAAAACCAAACTACATAACCTTATGAGTTTACTGGTATTAAAAACCAGCGTATCTATATAATGCGATCTACTTTTTGATCTTTTATTCTAAGCGAGTTGTTATGCGTTTATTTGTACATCTTGTATAACATCACTCGCTGTATTGATTTGTCATAAATCTCTATTATTTTTTTGTATTTCTTAATTTTAAAAGCTCATAAATCATGTTTTTAGTATTTATTTCGCTCTTTGTTTTACCTCTTGGAAAAAGCAGAGAAACATCAGTTGCTACTTTCTTACAAACACTTTCAAGTGATGGAAAAAGTTGTATGGGTGTAATGTTCATTAACCCTAGTTCTCTCATCACTTGAGGTCGCTCTGTGCAAGAGATTCTGTATTTATATAGAAATTTTTGACTAAATTTTTTCTCATTTACTTCGATATGGCTTTCTATATTTTCTAAATTTGTATACAAAAACACGCCCTGCTGGAGGAGTTGCTTGGGGTTTCCGATAGATGAAGGCTGAAGTGCAGAGACATGAGTATTTTTGTCTCGATAATCATATGATTGCTTAAATGTTTTTACCCAATTAGCCAGATCAAAACAATAAATGCAAACATAATCATTTTGAGGTGAATAGTGATTTATTTCATCGAAAGCAAAAAAGGCAGCAATAAAAGGTGAGTATGTCCAATCGAGTAGCGGCGTAGGAAAACCATTGTGTCGAAGATATGCAACAAATTGTGCAAGTTCAAGATTATTATTTAAATTACGCGCCCTGCCTTCCCATGTTGCTACTGTTTCGTGAGCATAGGGTATAATATGATCGAAATAAAATTCGATATCTTCGGGAGTTTTAAACTGTTCTGTTCTATGTAGAGTCGTTTTCAAGTTCCATATACTGTTGGATTGACCACGATAAATATATTTTTTATCAATTAGAATCTGTTTTTCTACCTGATCTTTGAATTGTTTCCAACTTATATCAATAAAATTCATTTTCAACTCCCTTGTTATAACAATTGATAGGCGAACTCCCAGTTTGTATTTATTGTTTCTTCCATTTATAATTATAACAAATATATAGTGTTATGTAAATTTGTTATTATGAAACCTTTCTGGTCCAACAATGCTCAGATACTTTGATTTTTATAGAGATTGCTTTGTCGCTTTGCTCCTCGCAATGACTCTTGTGCTTAATCTTTGCAATCCACGCCTTGGGAAGCCAGATTTCTCTATCATCAAACTTGATCAGAATAGCTTTTTGGTTTTCTTTGATGAGAATGGCGTCTATCCATAAGTATGTCTTGGAGTTTAAGAGGTCTATCGTTATGATCTTTGGGAGAGACATTGGGTTACAAAAGGCCTTTCTTTCTTAAAAATTCTCTATCTGCTTCGCTCATACCTTGGAATCGCTTGAAAGGTATTTTATCTTTATTATTTTCATAACTCTTATATATGGAGTGGACATTATGTCCACTCCCAGGCTTTATTTTGTCCACTCTGAGGCGCTTTTTGTCCACTCTCTCTGGGGCCAGGACGCTGTCTAATATAAGGTATTGGGTGGGGGCTTGGCCTTTACCGCTTACAAAGTCTATGACGCCTTTCTCCTGTAGGGCGAGCCTGGATCTTTGGAGCATTTTGCGGTTTATGCCTAGGTCATCTGCAATGGTCTTGTCTTTCCATGTGAATATGTTGCCAAATCTGGAATAGAGGCCCCGGAGGTAGATTAGTAGGAGCATAGGGGTTTTGTTGATTTTGCGCTTGCGGCAGGTTGTGAAGAAAACGTAGTGAAGGTATTGGTAGTGCATGAGTTCCTTATTTAGCTTCTCGACTCGGCCTTCGGCCTC
It encodes the following:
- a CDS encoding FRG domain-containing protein, with protein sequence MNFIDISWKQFKDQVEKQILIDKKYIYRGQSNSIWNLKTTLHRTEQFKTPEDIEFYFDHIIPYAHETVATWEGRARNLNNNLELAQFVAYLRHNGFPTPLLDWTYSPFIAAFFAFDEINHYSPQNDYVCIYCFDLANWVKTFKQSYDYRDKNTHVSALQPSSIGNPKQLLQQGVFLYTNLENIESHIEVNEKKFSQKFLYKYRISCTERPQVMRELGLMNITPIQLFPSLESVCKKVATDVSLLFPRGKTKSEINTKNMIYELLKLRNTKK